In Candidatus Obscuribacterales bacterium, the DNA window GCAGGCCACAATCAGCACAATGGCGATCACTTGACCTCGTAGATGGAGCAGATCCCGCAACAGCTTTCGATCTAATGCGTTCATCTACCACTCCAACTCAGCAGGCGAAACCTTGATTTCATTGACGTGAATGCTGGCAATCTGTCCACTCCGCATAGAGATCACCCGATCGGCCATAGCAGCAATACTGGCATTGTGGGTGATGACGGCGGTGGTGGTACCGAGGTCACGATTGGCATCGGCCAAAGCATTGAGCACCAGTTTGCCCGTTTGTACGTCTAAGGCCCCGGTAGGTTCATCACAGAGCAACACTTCTGGGCGTTTAGCGATCGCTCGGGCAATGGCCACCCGCTGCTGTTCACCACCCGAGAGCTGGGCGGGAAAGTGATCGAGGCGATCGCCTAAACCTACCCGCTGTAAGGCTTCCTCCGGCGAGAAGGGATGGGCAGCAAGTTCCGTGACCAAGGCCACATTTTCGCGGGCCGTCAAGCTGGGAATGAGGTTATAAAACTGGAAAATAAACCCCACCGACTCTCGCCGAAATCGAGTGAGCATGGCATCAGTGGCGGTCGCCAAATTGCGATCGCGAAACCACACCTGACCGCTGGATGGTAGATCCAGCCCACCTAAAATATTTAGCAACGTAGACTTGCCGCTGCCTGATGGCCCCAACAGAACAACAAACTCACCTTCATAGAAATCCAAAGTCACGTTCTGTAGAGCATGAACCTCAACCTCTCCCATGTGATAGGTCTTACTCACATCCTGAATGTGAAATACCTCAGGGGATGGCGAATATTGGACGGATGCATGCAACGGTTGCTTCTGGGGATGTCCCATAACCTAACTGTCCTCAGATCCATGGCGGGGCATTCATCTGTGATCCATGGTTTTTATGAAGGGATCACCTAAAGCATTTTGAAGGCATTACCTCTTTATCCTAGGCAGTTTGCCGGGCGATCGCCTAAAACTTCATACTTCTTTTGGGGGCTGGACATGGGGCAGTAGACATCCTGGCGCTGCTAAATCACGATAGGATGTGCGCCAAGGAAGCGTGAGCGGCTCACACTATGTTGATGATCAATGGCGAGGGTGAGCATCTTGCTCCCATTCTGATTTCATAACTTCATTCAGAAACACCGAAATCCTCATGCATTCATCGCCCAAGCTCAACAACCTCTGTAGAGTGAGCTATCCCGACTCAAGCCTTGCCTGCGACGATGTTGCTGTGCTAGTCAGCGGCGTCGGTAGGAGCGATCAGGGCCGTGAGCCGGGCCAAGGCAATTTGATTAATCTCGGCGATCGCTTGTTGGTACTCTTGTTCTGGTGTATGGGTAAGGCGAGTGGCAAAGGCTTGCAAAATGCTTTCCTTAGTGTGGTGCTTC includes these proteins:
- a CDS encoding ABC transporter ATP-binding protein; the protein is MGHPQKQPLHASVQYSPSPEVFHIQDVSKTYHMGEVEVHALQNVTLDFYEGEFVVLLGPSGSGKSTLLNILGGLDLPSSGQVWFRDRNLATATDAMLTRFRRESVGFIFQFYNLIPSLTARENVALVTELAAHPFSPEEALQRVGLGDRLDHFPAQLSGGEQQRVAIARAIAKRPEVLLCDEPTGALDVQTGKLVLNALADANRDLGTTTAVITHNASIAAMADRVISMRSGQIASIHVNEIKVSPAELEW